Proteins found in one Orcinus orca chromosome 11, mOrcOrc1.1, whole genome shotgun sequence genomic segment:
- the LOC125960556 gene encoding translation initiation factor IF-2-like has product MRPPRRLRPRPSAPAALPPLPPILCLLSRSWHLSQRARFPAHPFAAGSGRGRGYGGPGEEGTGKQGAYGPAARGDRPGAAAVTRSRAPLFRPGAAPPRRPPPNPPSAAHPPPGAGARGRGGRREQRIRRPGPAPGPAAPRARPRGHAAPGAPRPRGPGRLPPRGRGHRAAGTHQPSASRPAARTPRPRPAPAALAPRRLPERARRLRSEAPAAMIAGSGARARTLGPGLGTRGEPTVPGLNAAPCEPRSAARSPGSSQRETTSCSPGPGRRSCGEKF; this is encoded by the exons ATGCGGCCCCCGCGGCGCCTCCGTCCCCGCCCGAGCGCGCCGGCCGCGCTTCCCCCGTTGCCGCctattttatgtcttttgtctCGGAGTTGGCACCTGTCCCAGAGAGCGCGTTTCCCTGCCCACCCCTTCGCCGCCGGAtcagggcgggggagggggtacGGGGGACCTGGAGAGGAGGGGACGGGGAAGCAAGGCGCCTACGGCCCCGCAGCCCGAGGAGACCGCCCGGGGGCAGCGGCCGTGACGCGCTCCCGGGCGCCCCTGTTCC GACCGGGCGCGGCccctccccgccgccccccccccaacccacccTCCGCCGCGCACCCTCCTCCCGGGGCCGGCGCgcgcgggcggggcgggcggcgcgAGCAGCGGATTCGCCGCCCGGGCCCCGCGCCTGGGCCCGCAGCCCCGCGTGCGCGCCCCCGCGGGCACGCCGCCCCGGGGGCTCCCCGCCCGCGCGGTCCCGGCCGCCTGCCGCCGCGGGGTAGGGGGCACCGTGCCGCGGGGACTCATCAGCCTTCTGCTTCGCGCCCGGCGGCCCGCACGCCCCGGCCGcggcccgcccccgccgcccTGGCACCGAGGCGGCTGCCGGAGCGCGCTCGGCGGCTGCGCTCCGAGGCGCCGGCTGCCATGATTGCGGGCAGCggggcgcgcgcgcgcacgctcGGGCCCGGCTTGGGGACCCGGGGCGAACCCACGGTCCCTGGCCTGAACGCAGCCCCGTGCGAGCCGCGGAGTGCGGCCAGGTCTCCGGGCTCATCCCAGCGAG AAACAACTTCCTGCTCCCCCGGCCCAGGGCGCAGGAGCTGCGGGGAGAAGTTCTAG